In Ostrea edulis chromosome 4, xbOstEdul1.1, whole genome shotgun sequence, a single window of DNA contains:
- the LOC130046539 gene encoding uncharacterized protein LOC130046539 codes for MLRVKRRARNAPYIGPAAGTRGAASRTTTAHASARPTTVTTHMATDLPTQLSLPVIPLSTPPVVDPHQQVMANFPINENRGEQISVGPLQIPCPTGREISVTDTSSNMASLEYRIEAHLAAADSKNTAATYSRALDSFTEFRYNLPSFWPPSVDQIVYYLAYLSAKNISFSTAKCYLSGLSYHLQIQGKEDTTKVFIVKKMLEGMHRLNPLKDIRAPISLPLLNRVTLALPSVCKNYYEATLFTVAFHLAFFALLRASELTVSTNTSYAISIHGLGFYKNQIKLRIRGSKTDQYAVGSIVQIDLNQETSTLFQSLQHYLHSRPTSPGPLLLHLNGKPLTSYQFTSILHKALRFIEVDTSTFKFHSFRIGGATHMHLSGVPEEHIKIKGRWKSNAVKSYIRV; via the exons ATGCTCCGAGTTAAACGGAGGGCCAGGAACGCTCCATATATTGGTCCAGCGGCTGGGACAAGAGGAGCCGCATCCAGGACGACGACGGCTCACGCCTCTGCCAGACCTACAACGGTGACAACTCACATGGCCACTGACCTCCCTACTCAGCTTAGCCTGCCAGTCATCCCTCTAAGCACTCCGCCAGTTGTGGACCCTCATCAACAGGTTATGGCTAACTTCCCAATTAATGAAAACAGGGGAGAACAAATTTCAG TGGGACCGCTTCAAATCCCTTGCCCCACAGGCAGAGAAATATCCGTCACGGATACCTCCAGCAATATGGCAAGTCTTGAGTATCGAATAGAAGCACATTTAGCAGCAGCAGATTCCAAAAACACCGCGGCTACTTATAGCAGGGCTCTAGACTCATTTACAGAATTTCGGTACAACCTTCCATCATTTTGGCCACCTTCTGTGGACCAAATTGTTTATTACTTAGCTTATCTATCAGCAAAGAACATATCATTTTCCACAGCAAAATGCTACTTAAGCGGGCTAAGTTACCATTTGCAAATTCAAGGTAAAGAAGACACAACtaaagttttcattgttaaGAAGATGTTAGAAGGCATGCATCGTTTAAACCCATTAAAGGACATAAGGGCACCTATTTCGTTGCCCCTATTAAATCGGGTTACATTGGCACTTCCTTCAGTCTGTAAAAATTATTACGAGGCAACTTTGTTTACTGTTGCTTTTCATTTGGCCTTCTTTGCATTACTTAGAGCTAGCGAGCTAACAGTCTCTACAAACACTTCATACGCAATTTCCATTCATGGTCTTGGGTTCTATAAGAACCAAATTAAACTGCGTATTAGGGGTTCGAAGACTGATCAGTATGCAGTGGGTTCCATTGTTCAGATAGATCTCAATCAGGAAACCTCTACACTATTTCAATCGTTACAACATTATCTGCACTCTAGACCAACATCACCTGGCCCTTTATTACTCCACCTAAACGGTAAGCCACTCACTTCTTATCAGTTTACTTCAATCTTGCACAAAGCATTACGGTTCATTGAAGTCGACACATCTACATTTAAATTCCATTCATTTAGAATAGGGGGTGCAACCCATATGCATCTCTCGGGGGTCCCAGAAGAACATATCAAAATTAAGGGTAGATGGAAGTCTAACGCAGTTAAATCCTATATTCGTGTATGA
- the LOC130053771 gene encoding uncharacterized protein LOC130053771, protein MFLGALCPNNCRPGLFYLLPKIHKKDMPGRPIVSAIGHPTEKISEFIDLHLRQHVVDLPSYLKDTTDYLNKTPSSGLPDHTLLVTMDVTSLYTNIPHDEGIEACREVWNNRVIKCPSTESLIQLLEHVLKFNNFMFNGEHYLQISGTAMGTKMAPSYANIFMGRLERRLLHYSPVKPLSWLRFIDDIEMKWVNGRESLDDFIEMANSFHNSVKFTVEISTSNNTFLDTTATFRSGEIEFNLHTKPTDSHLYLMPSSCHPPHTFKGVPKGLATRIRRICSTPTIFQEQGAILKPHLTNRGYDPCKVQSAIDEMSLQDRQSLL, encoded by the coding sequence ATGTTTTTGGGAGCGCTTTGTCCTAACAACTGTAGACCAGGACTATTCTATCTACTGCctaaaattcacaaaaaagaCATGCCAGGCCGTCCTATAGTCAGCGCCATCGGACATCCCACGGAGAAAATCtctgaattcattgatttacatCTCCGTCAGCACGTAGTAGATTTACCATCATACTTGAAGGACACCACTGATTACCTTAATAAAACACCCTCATCGGGCCTGCCAGACCATACCCTCCTTGTGACCATGGATGTTACTTCACTTTACACTAACATTCCACATGACGAGGGTATCGAGGCGTGTAGAGAGGTTTGGAACAATAGGGTAATTAAATGTCCTTCAACTGAATCACTCATTCAGCTTCTTGAACATGTCCTCAAGTTCAATAACTTCATGTTCAATGGTGAACACTACCTGCAAATAAGTGGCACAGCTATGGGAACAAAAATGGCACCATCGTATGCCAACATCTTTATGGGGAGACTGGAACGTAGACTTCTACATTATTCACCAGTTAAACCCCTCAGTTGGCTACGTTTTATTGatgacattgagatgaagtGGGTTAACGGTCGTGAAAGCCTGGACGATTTTATCGAGATGGCAAACTCTTTCCATAATTCCGTCAAGTTTACTGTGGAAATTTCCACCTCAAATAACACGTTTCTGGATACCACAGCCACATTTAGAAGCGGGGAAATTGAGTTTAATCTCCACACCAAACCCACTGACTCTCATTTATACCTTATGCCATCTAGTTGTCATCCACCCCACACTTTCAAAGGTGTACCTAAGGGTTTGGCTACGCGAATCCGCCGCATCTGTTCCACTCCTACTATTTTCCAAGAACAAGGAGCAATCCTCAAACCTCATCTCACTAACAGAGGATATGATCCTTGCAAGGTACAATCCGCGATTGATGAGATGTCACTACAGGACCGACAGTCCCTCCTCTAG
- the LOC130046548 gene encoding uncharacterized protein LOC130046548: MTSATVSGGTHSVGATNVLPGPQSVSPMDTPNISNVGSILDVVFSGESVRSPPIKMLDAVPLGATISVKLKNKIWANEFVDLRSLLPDQSEEPLSITIKAGKIDVEHTSKNKSPLSINQWTDAFLIFSTIYIQKNPQEAGNLLKYCFSVREMSHIYIDSAWRGYDESFRRLRESHTLPWENSVPELRLKVAYMGFKVSGKPANQTYGKQNPFRPFSGKVCFAFNRGQQCASNPCKYAHLCQECTGKHPKSKCFQREKQHFKGGNRQKQSANAYTPNKPAK, from the coding sequence ATGACCTCAGCAACAGTGTCAGGTGGAACCCATAGTGTGGGGGCTACCAATGTCCTACCTGGACCACAGTCTGTCTCCCCCATGGACACCCCCAACATTTCTAATGTGGGTTCGATTTTAGATGTAGTTTTCTCAGGTGAGTCAGTAAGGTCTCCACCAATCAAGATGTTAGATGCGGTACCTTTAGGTGCTACGATTTCggttaaattgaaaaataagatTTGGGCAAATGAGTTTGTTGATTTGCGCTCACTTCTTCCTGATCAATCTGAAGAACCACTCTCTATCACCATCAAAGCTGGTAAAATTGATGTGGAGCACACATCTAAAAACAAATCACCCCTCAGCATTAATCAGTGGACTGATGCATTTTTGATTTTTTCCACTATTTACATACAGAAAAATCCCCAGGAGGCTGGGAATCTGCTCAAGTACTGTTTTTCAGTGAGGGAGATGAGCCACATATACATTGATTCAGCCTGGAGGGGCTATGATGAGAGTTTTAGGCGGCTCAGAGAATCTCACACACTGCCTTGGGAAAATTCTGTCCCAGAATTAAGACTCAAGGTAGCCTATATGGGGTTTAAGGTTTCTGGAAAACCAGCAAACCAGACTTATGGGAAACAGAATCCTTTTCGTCCCTTCTCGGGTAAAGTCTGCTTCGCATTTAACAGAGGTCAGCAATGCGCATCAAACCCCTGTAAATACGCTCACCTTTGTCAAGAGTGTACCGGCAAACACCCAAAATCTAAATGTTTTCAAAGGGAAAAGCAACATTTCAAAGGAGGCAACAGGCAAAAACAATCTGCCAACGCCTATACACCCAACAAACCTGCAAAGTGA